A region from the Nostoc sp. HK-01 genome encodes:
- a CDS encoding K+-transporting ATPase subunit F, with translation MQAIAYIWSQLPKQKLAITILIGLCLNLGISRRVYAATNTTLQIQFTWAYGILGAIIFGLIIYLLIVVFQPERF, from the coding sequence ATGCAGGCGATCGCCTATATTTGGTCACAACTGCCTAAACAAAAACTGGCGATCACAATTCTGATTGGACTTTGCCTAAATTTAGGAATTTCTCGCAGAGTTTATGCAGCTACTAATACCACATTACAAATTCAATTTACTTGGGCTTATGGTATTTTGGGAGCGATTATTTTCGGGCTAATAATTTACTTATTGATTGTAGTTTTTCAACCAGAACGCTTCTAA
- a CDS encoding potassium-transporting ATPase subunit C yields MIIIRETLRAIRITLILWLLTALIYPLAILVIGQGLFPFQANGSVMLNIDDKPIGSALIGQIFTDDRYFQGRPSTIRYSQGRKAKPNGISGGSNLAPSNPELLNRVIEKANEYQEESIQPIEDLIYTSGSGVDPHISLKAAREQIARVANARGIKEDDIIPLLNKFTDGRFLWIFGEPGINILRLNYALDLQDINRKLNQ; encoded by the coding sequence ATGATAATTATTCGAGAAACACTTAGAGCAATTCGTATAACTTTGATACTGTGGTTGCTAACGGCACTAATTTATCCTTTAGCAATCCTGGTTATCGGTCAAGGTTTATTTCCTTTTCAAGCTAATGGTAGCGTCATGCTGAATATAGATGACAAGCCTATTGGCTCGGCTTTGATTGGTCAAATATTCACTGACGATCGCTATTTTCAAGGTCGTCCTAGCACAATAAGATATAGCCAAGGCAGAAAGGCTAAACCAAATGGAATATCTGGTGGTAGTAATCTTGCTCCTAGTAACCCAGAGTTGCTCAACCGCGTGATTGAAAAAGCAAATGAATATCAAGAAGAAAGTATTCAACCAATTGAAGATTTAATTTATACCTCTGGCTCAGGTGTAGATCCACATATTTCTTTAAAAGCCGCCAGAGAACAAATAGCAAGAGTAGCTAATGCCCGTGGTATCAAAGAAGATGACATCATACCTTTACTGAATAAGTTTACTGATGGCAGATTTTTATGGATTTTTGGCGAACCAGGAATTAATATTTTGCGGTTGAATTATGCACTTGATTTACAAGATATCAATCGTAAGCTCAATCAATGA
- a CDS encoding potassium-dependent ATPase subunit D', translating into MIHTATLNLKSKMVSGAAINSSYPVRRGKHKIFIGMAPGVGKTYRMLEEGTALKQEGIDVVIGLLETHGRKDTAEKAFGLEIIPRKEISRGGLTLTEMDTEAILQRCLPTSSYGYKSQLVLVDELAHTNVPGSPREKRYQDVEVILAAGIDVYSTMNVQHLESLNDLVARITGVVVRERVPDRILEAADEVVVVDVTPEMLQERLLEGKIYAQPKIQQALDNFFQRRNLIALRELALREVADNIEEDAIASTPNGQFCNIHERVLVCISTYPNSLQLLRRGARLANYMNAPLYVVFVADPERFLSKEESLHIHNCEKLCQEFGGTFLRVTNGNIAQAIAEVAEKYRITQIVIGESQRSRWQILLKGSLTQKLVRLLKNIDIHIIASDKQSSVKI; encoded by the coding sequence ATGATACATACAGCAACTCTCAATCTAAAATCCAAAATGGTCTCAGGTGCAGCGATCAATTCTTCTTACCCAGTACGTCGAGGTAAACATAAAATCTTCATTGGGATGGCTCCGGGTGTGGGTAAAACCTACCGGATGTTAGAAGAAGGAACAGCGCTCAAACAAGAAGGAATTGATGTAGTTATTGGATTGTTGGAAACCCACGGACGTAAAGATACAGCAGAAAAAGCATTTGGGTTAGAAATTATACCGCGTAAGGAAATTTCTAGAGGTGGGTTAACGCTGACGGAAATGGATACAGAGGCAATTTTACAGCGATGTCTACCCACAAGCAGCTATGGCTATAAGTCTCAATTAGTTTTAGTTGATGAACTCGCTCATACCAATGTCCCTGGTTCCCCACGAGAGAAACGCTACCAAGATGTAGAAGTAATTTTGGCTGCGGGTATTGATGTCTACTCCACAATGAATGTGCAGCATTTAGAAAGTCTCAATGACTTAGTAGCGCGAATTACTGGGGTAGTTGTCAGGGAACGAGTTCCTGATAGGATTTTAGAAGCGGCTGACGAAGTGGTGGTGGTAGATGTTACGCCAGAAATGCTGCAAGAAAGGTTATTAGAAGGGAAAATTTACGCCCAGCCAAAAATTCAACAAGCTTTAGATAACTTTTTTCAGCGCCGTAACTTGATTGCTTTACGAGAATTGGCTTTGCGCGAGGTAGCAGACAACATCGAAGAAGATGCGATCGCCTCTACACCTAATGGACAATTTTGTAACATTCATGAACGAGTTTTAGTCTGTATATCCACTTATCCTAATTCCTTGCAATTACTGCGGCGTGGTGCGAGACTGGCTAATTACATGAATGCGCCACTCTATGTTGTGTTTGTCGCTGATCCTGAGCGCTTCTTAAGTAAGGAGGAAAGCTTACACATTCACAACTGTGAAAAGCTGTGTCAAGAATTTGGCGGGACTTTTCTGCGTGTCACCAATGGTAATATAGCCCAAGCGATCGCCGAAGTTGCTGAGAAATACCGTATTACTCAAATTGTCATCGGAGAAAGTCAGCGATCGCGCTGGCAAATCCTCCTCAAAGGTTCTTTAACCCAAAAACTCGTCCGCTTATTGAAAAATATCGATATTCATATTATCGCTAGTGATAAACAATCTTCAGTTAAAATCTGA
- a CDS encoding putative glycosyltransferase: MTQPLVTLGICTYNRAASLCQHSLAALEKLTYSNYEIIVIDDCSSDKTQDVLLEYKKN; the protein is encoded by the coding sequence ATGACTCAACCATTAGTAACGCTTGGTATCTGTACATACAACAGAGCCGCAAGTTTATGTCAGCACTCTCTTGCGGCATTAGAAAAGCTGACATATTCCAACTATGAAATTATTGTTATTGATGATTGCTCATCTGATAAAACTCAAGATGTATTGCTTGAGTACAAAAAAAATTAA
- a CDS encoding multi-sensor signal transduction histidine kinase, which translates to MEYTDDPSGSQPAFQQEGLLHRITNRIRRSLELPDILTATVAEIRLFLSTDRVMVYRFEADGSGEVIAESIHDQILPSLLGLHFPVTDIPTESRNRLLLERQRVIVDVSSGKVGLSSLQSNDTEELLESENIYYRQVDPCHIQYLTAMGVQSSLVVPILHSEVEGELLKTKLWGLLVSHHSQPREILPAELTLIQQVVDQVAIAIAQSNLYTQSLARQKREETINHVTNLLHKLPKLELQAALEATITALDGIGGRLYIEPTAEIYTYGNQPKMPLELESSIIEQHPVWQKWMDECKQGQIWVTNNLYHEAHLRVLAFAFRLTQIRGMLVMPLQYRQQFIGVLSIFRPEFNTEILWAGRREQHPQQQLPQISFDVWREERNGQAIAWTDNEISLAQALSYSFSIAIQQQQMYQEVQMLNANLEVRVKEKTAELEKSLSFTKVIKQVSEQIRRSLDLKTTLQTIVYEVRSLLNSDRVIIYQKTGESVGEVIVEEINGTWLSTLGITTPDGCLPDESARFLSQGKIKAINNVSAYHLSACHQEFLQSLQIQANLTVPINIGSQLWGLLIVHQCATPRDWQDTEINLIQQLADQAAIAIQQAQLYQQSCAAETEATAKATQLEQALLELQAAQTQLIQTEKMSSLGQLVAGVAHEINNPVNFIYGNLHYASKYTQDLLKIIDLYQLHYPQPHHEISSTAKAIDLEFLSEDLPKMISSMQVGADRIRSIVLSLRNFSRLDEAENKPVDLHEGIDNTLLILQHRLKSSVYFTGIDIIKDYGDLPLIECYAGQINQVFMNILTNAIDALENQGELAQGKSQLSKPQISISTRLSTDRSRVLIRIADNGLGMTEEVRKRIFDPFFTTKSVGKGTGLGLAISYQIIVEKHGGMMDCISELGKGTEFWIEIPIKLLRKFNVEEKQEVEKTLGIDLQ; encoded by the coding sequence ATGGAATATACTGATGACCCAAGCGGTTCGCAGCCTGCTTTTCAGCAAGAAGGCTTATTACACCGGATAACTAACCGGATCAGGCGATCGCTGGAACTGCCAGATATTTTAACAGCCACCGTTGCCGAAATTCGTTTGTTTTTATCTACAGACCGAGTTATGGTCTATCGGTTTGAGGCTGATGGTAGTGGTGAGGTTATTGCTGAATCTATTCATGACCAGATTTTACCATCCCTGCTTGGGTTGCACTTTCCAGTGACAGATATTCCCACAGAAAGCAGAAACAGGCTGCTGTTAGAACGGCAACGTGTAATTGTGGATGTATCTAGTGGCAAAGTCGGGTTATCGTCGCTACAGTCGAACGACACAGAGGAACTCTTAGAAAGTGAAAATATCTACTATCGACAAGTAGATCCATGCCACATTCAATATCTCACAGCAATGGGAGTACAGTCTTCCCTAGTGGTGCCAATTTTACATAGCGAAGTGGAAGGAGAACTACTCAAAACTAAACTGTGGGGATTATTAGTATCGCATCACAGTCAACCACGAGAAATTTTGCCAGCAGAATTGACCTTAATCCAGCAAGTTGTTGATCAAGTTGCGATCGCTATTGCCCAAAGTAATCTGTATACCCAAAGTCTGGCAAGACAAAAGCGGGAAGAGACGATTAATCACGTAACTAACCTGCTGCATAAATTACCAAAACTTGAATTGCAAGCAGCTTTAGAAGCAACTATCACAGCCTTAGATGGCATAGGCGGCAGACTTTACATTGAGCCAACAGCAGAAATTTACACCTATGGCAATCAACCAAAAATGCCATTAGAGTTAGAATCTAGCATCATCGAACAACATCCTGTATGGCAAAAATGGATGGATGAATGCAAACAAGGGCAAATTTGGGTAACGAATAACCTTTATCATGAAGCACATTTGCGTGTGTTAGCATTTGCATTTCGGTTAACCCAAATTCGAGGTATGTTGGTCATGCCTTTGCAATACCGACAGCAATTTATTGGTGTGTTAAGTATTTTTCGCCCAGAATTCAACACCGAAATATTATGGGCTGGGCGACGTGAGCAACATCCTCAACAACAGTTACCACAAATTTCCTTTGATGTGTGGCGAGAAGAAAGAAACGGGCAGGCCATTGCCTGGACAGATAATGAAATTTCTCTAGCACAGGCTTTATCTTATAGCTTTTCTATTGCGATTCAGCAGCAACAAATGTACCAAGAAGTACAAATGCTCAACGCTAACTTAGAAGTGCGAGTAAAAGAGAAAACCGCAGAACTAGAAAAATCATTATCGTTTACTAAAGTAATCAAACAAGTTTCTGAGCAAATTCGCCGTTCATTAGACTTAAAAACTACCTTACAAACTATTGTCTATGAAGTGCGATCGCTGCTTAATTCAGATAGAGTAATAATTTATCAAAAAACTGGTGAATCTGTGGGTGAAGTCATTGTTGAAGAAATCAATGGCACTTGGTTATCAACTTTGGGCATTACAACACCAGACGGCTGTCTCCCTGATGAATCTGCTCGTTTTCTTTCTCAAGGTAAAATTAAAGCAATTAATAATGTCTCTGCATATCATTTAAGTGCTTGTCACCAAGAATTTTTGCAGAGTCTGCAAATACAAGCCAACTTAACTGTTCCCATCAATATAGGTTCCCAACTTTGGGGTTTACTAATTGTGCATCAGTGTGCAACTCCCAGAGATTGGCAAGATACAGAAATTAATTTAATCCAACAGTTAGCAGATCAAGCTGCGATCGCTATTCAGCAAGCACAACTTTATCAACAAAGTTGTGCCGCTGAAACTGAAGCTACAGCTAAAGCTACACAATTAGAACAAGCTTTATTAGAACTTCAAGCAGCACAAACCCAATTAATTCAAACTGAAAAAATGTCTAGTTTGGGACAACTAGTTGCAGGTGTCGCCCACGAAATCAACAACCCAGTTAATTTTATCTACGGTAACTTACACTATGCAAGTAAGTACACTCAAGACTTATTAAAAATAATCGACCTTTACCAATTACACTATCCCCAACCGCATCATGAAATTAGCTCTACAGCCAAAGCCATTGATTTAGAATTTTTATCTGAAGATTTACCAAAAATGATTTCTTCCATGCAGGTTGGAGCCGATCGCATTAGATCAATTGTATTATCTTTACGTAACTTTTCGCGCTTAGATGAGGCAGAAAATAAACCCGTTGATTTACATGAAGGCATAGATAATACGCTCTTAATTTTGCAACACCGCCTGAAATCAAGTGTTTATTTTACTGGCATTGATATCATCAAAGACTATGGTGATTTACCATTGATAGAATGTTATGCAGGACAAATCAATCAAGTCTTTATGAACATTCTCACTAACGCCATTGATGCCTTGGAGAATCAAGGGGAGTTAGCACAGGGAAAATCTCAGCTTTCTAAGCCTCAGATTTCGATTTCTACTAGATTATCAACAGACAGATCACGCGTATTAATTCGCATCGCTGATAATGGACTAGGAATGACAGAAGAAGTCAGGAAGCGCATTTTTGATCCGTTTTTTACCACCAAATCTGTAGGTAAGGGTACAGGTTTAGGACTAGCAATTAGTTACCAGATTATTGTAGAAAAACATGGTGGCATGATGGACTGTATCTCCGAACTAGGTAAGGGAACAGAATTTTGGATTGAGATTCCTATTAAATTGTTACGTAAATTTAATGTGGAAGAAAAACAGGAAGTAGAAAAGACTCTAGGCATAGACTTACAATAG